A DNA window from Capnocytophaga sp. ARDL2 contains the following coding sequences:
- a CDS encoding AI-2E family transporter, with protein sequence MTNHSTEINTTKGVKKTPFVIKLATILISMVLIVYIAIIGKSILLPLILGLLIALLLVPMTRFFEQKLRFPIIVSSLVSPILFTLGVLLVLFLIGTQMAKFREDWDLFQTQMVNLFHQTQNYIYTNFGVSEEEQMQYLSGNVETLLQRSSTIAQSVLSSLTSILITASFVFLSVFFLLLYRSHLVKFLTWCFPVSQKTKVMKVTQEIQSVVKQYIFGLMIQVVIVTVLMFIAYSIIGIKYALLFAVLCGVLNLIPYIGIFTATAMATIVTYTTGTPIQALWVIISVVIVNSIDGNIIMPKIVGSKVSLNSFVVLFGILIAEAIWGLAGMFLAIPLMAMFKIICDNVEGMRPYGFLLGEDDEKTPKYDAKYITTIECVKVEKEVLEEEEKKEKE encoded by the coding sequence ATGACAAATCATTCAACAGAAATCAACACTACAAAAGGAGTTAAGAAAACTCCTTTTGTAATAAAATTAGCAACCATACTTATCAGTATGGTTTTGATTGTTTATATTGCAATCATCGGAAAATCAATTTTATTGCCTTTGATTCTCGGACTTTTGATTGCCTTATTACTTGTACCAATGACGCGTTTTTTTGAACAAAAATTACGTTTCCCTATAATTGTTTCGTCTTTAGTATCACCGATTTTGTTTACCTTGGGGGTCTTGTTGGTGCTGTTTCTTATAGGTACACAAATGGCAAAATTCAGAGAAGACTGGGATTTATTTCAAACGCAAATGGTCAATTTGTTTCATCAAACTCAAAATTATATCTATACCAATTTTGGTGTATCTGAAGAAGAACAAATGCAATACCTTAGCGGAAATGTCGAAACACTATTACAACGAAGCTCTACAATTGCACAATCTGTATTATCAAGCCTTACCTCGATATTGATTACCGCTTCATTTGTGTTTTTATCAGTATTCTTTTTGTTGCTATATCGCTCACATTTGGTAAAATTTCTGACATGGTGTTTCCCTGTTTCACAAAAAACTAAGGTTATGAAAGTAACTCAAGAGATACAATCTGTGGTAAAACAGTATATCTTTGGATTGATGATACAGGTTGTAATTGTAACCGTATTAATGTTTATTGCATATAGCATCATTGGCATCAAATACGCTTTGTTGTTTGCCGTTTTGTGTGGAGTGCTAAACCTGATTCCCTATATTGGAATATTTACTGCAACAGCTATGGCAACCATTGTTACCTACACCACGGGTACACCCATTCAGGCTTTGTGGGTAATTATATCGGTAGTGATTGTAAACTCTATCGATGGAAATATCATTATGCCAAAAATTGTAGGTTCAAAAGTATCACTCAATTCATTTGTGGTCTTGTTTGGAATTTTAATTGCAGAGGCCATTTGGGGATTAGCAGGAATGTTTTTGGCTATTCCGTTGATGGCTATGTTCAAAATCATTTGTGACAATGTAGAAGGTATGCGTCCTTACGGCTTTTTGCTTGGAGAAGACGACGAAAAAACACCAAAATACGACGCTAAATACATTACTACCATCGAATGTGTAAAAGTAGAAAAAGAAGTTTTGGAAGAAGAAGAGAAAAAGGAAAAAGAGTAG
- a CDS encoding CoA transferase subunit B, protein MALDKIGIAKRIAKELQDGFYVNLGIGIPTLVANYVPSGMNVEFQSENGVLGMGPFPYEGEEDPDIINAGKQTITTLPGAVFFDSATSFGMIRSQHVDLTILGAMEVAENGDIANWKIPGKMVKGMGGAMDLVASAENIIVAMMHVNKAGESKILKKCTLPLTGVGCVKKVVTELAVLEVTSKGFKLLERAPGVSVEDIVKATEADLIIEGDIPEMIID, encoded by the coding sequence ATGGCTTTAGATAAAATAGGTATTGCAAAACGAATTGCAAAAGAACTTCAAGACGGGTTTTATGTAAATTTAGGCATTGGTATTCCTACTTTGGTAGCCAATTATGTACCGTCGGGTATGAATGTAGAATTTCAATCAGAAAACGGAGTGTTGGGTATGGGGCCTTTTCCTTACGAAGGTGAAGAAGATCCAGACATCATCAACGCAGGAAAGCAAACGATTACTACTTTGCCAGGTGCGGTGTTTTTTGACTCGGCAACGAGTTTTGGTATGATTCGTTCGCAACATGTAGATTTGACGATTTTAGGTGCTATGGAAGTTGCCGAAAATGGTGATATTGCCAACTGGAAAATACCAGGAAAAATGGTAAAAGGTATGGGCGGTGCTATGGATTTGGTAGCCTCTGCCGAAAATATCATCGTAGCTATGATGCATGTAAACAAAGCGGGGGAGTCTAAAATTCTGAAAAAATGTACATTGCCTCTTACGGGTGTAGGATGCGTGAAAAAAGTAGTTACAGAATTGGCTGTTTTGGAGGTTACTTCAAAAGGATTTAAACTATTGGAAAGAGCACCAGGGGTTTCAGTAGAGGACATCGTAAAAGCTACAGAAGCCGATTTAATTATCGAAGGGGATATTCCCGAAATGATTATTGACTAA
- a CDS encoding CoA transferase subunit A: MINKKVANAAEALFDVKDNQTIMVGGFGLSGIPENSIAELVKKNIKGLTCISNNAGVDDFGLGLLLQNKQIKKMIASYVGENAEFERQMLSGELEVELTPQGTLAEKCRAAQAGIPAFFTPAGYGTEVAEGKETREFNGKMYVMEEAYKADFAIVKAWKGDEAGNLIFRGTARNFNANMAGAGKITIAEVEELVPAGALNPNEIHIPGIFVKRIFQGINYEKRIEQRTVRKKD; the protein is encoded by the coding sequence ATGATAAATAAAAAAGTAGCCAATGCCGCAGAGGCTTTGTTTGATGTAAAAGACAATCAAACAATTATGGTAGGTGGTTTCGGACTGAGCGGAATCCCTGAAAATTCTATTGCTGAATTAGTAAAGAAAAATATAAAAGGTCTTACTTGTATTTCAAACAATGCAGGTGTGGACGATTTTGGTTTAGGATTGCTTTTGCAAAACAAACAAATCAAAAAAATGATTGCTTCGTATGTGGGCGAAAATGCTGAATTTGAAAGACAAATGCTCAGCGGTGAACTCGAAGTAGAATTGACTCCTCAAGGTACTTTAGCAGAAAAATGTAGAGCTGCTCAAGCGGGAATTCCTGCTTTTTTCACTCCAGCAGGATACGGAACAGAGGTTGCCGAAGGTAAAGAAACTCGTGAATTCAATGGAAAAATGTATGTAATGGAAGAGGCTTACAAAGCTGATTTTGCCATTGTAAAAGCTTGGAAAGGCGACGAAGCTGGAAATTTAATTTTTAGAGGTACTGCCAGAAATTTCAACGCAAATATGGCAGGTGCAGGAAAAATCACCATCGCCGAAGTAGAAGAATTGGTGCCAGCAGGAGCATTGAATCCTAATGAAATTCACATTCCTGGGATTTTTGTAAAAAGAATTTTTCAAGGAATAAACTACGAGAAAAGAATTGAACAAAGAACTGTAAGAAAAAAAGACTAA
- a CDS encoding DUF805 domain-containing protein: MKHITIPLKKLFDFSGKSTRKEFWLFYLFLFLMSTISMVILKLLKIPEDISSKIQLYLGVFFILAIGFRRMNDIGLNKFLFLIPVVNLILACFPTDYFSSEKK; encoded by the coding sequence ATGAAACACATTACAATTCCATTAAAAAAATTGTTTGATTTTTCAGGAAAATCTACAAGAAAAGAATTTTGGCTATTTTATTTGTTTCTCTTTTTAATGAGTACAATCTCAATGGTTATTCTCAAATTATTAAAAATTCCTGAAGATATTTCAAGTAAAATTCAATTATACCTTGGTGTGTTTTTTATCCTTGCGATTGGTTTCAGAAGAATGAATGACATAGGATTAAATAAATTTTTGTTTTTAATTCCTGTTGTCAATTTAATTTTGGCGTGTTTCCCTACCGATTATTTTTCTTCAGAAAAAAAGTAA
- a CDS encoding ribonuclease HII, with translation MLDYKYSTFSFEAGTDEAGRGCLAGPVTAASVILNEKLQHEMINDSKKLQLKSRNFLRKFIEENSDCFAVAHVQPKIIDEINILNASIKAMHLSLEKLPISPEFIIVDGNRFHPFLNIPHQTIVKGDAKFLSIATASILAKTYRDEIMMQLHEEFPMYRWDKNKGYPTKEHREAIKKYGPCKYHRMSFKLLPDQLELDFGE, from the coding sequence ATGTTAGACTACAAATACAGTACCTTTTCTTTTGAAGCAGGAACTGACGAAGCTGGTAGAGGTTGTTTAGCGGGGCCAGTTACTGCTGCTTCTGTGATTCTGAACGAAAAATTGCAACATGAAATGATTAATGATTCTAAGAAGTTACAACTAAAATCCCGTAATTTTCTCAGAAAATTTATCGAAGAAAATAGTGATTGTTTTGCAGTTGCTCATGTTCAACCTAAAATTATTGATGAAATAAATATTTTAAATGCTTCTATCAAAGCCATGCATCTTTCTTTAGAAAAATTGCCTATTTCTCCCGAATTTATCATTGTTGATGGCAATAGATTTCATCCTTTTCTAAATATACCTCACCAAACGATTGTAAAAGGTGATGCAAAATTTTTAAGCATAGCTACTGCTTCTATTTTGGCAAAAACCTATCGAGATGAAATAATGATGCAATTGCACGAGGAATTTCCTATGTATCGATGGGATAAAAATAAAGGATACCCTACGAAAGAACACAGAGAAGCCATCAAAAAATACGGTCCTTGCAAATATCATAGAATGAGTTTCAAATTGCTACCCGATCAATTGGAATTGGATTTTGGAGAGTAA
- a CDS encoding S8 family serine peptidase: MNKNKTKIFFTALALGLTFNANAQTDEERKKIVKDYDQEWLENFAKEQSEKYHRDMKIAVQKAKELGKPLEGVTEDGRYYSLVGITEDENLKYYITNNNTTPSSIQTARVQHLHNGGSLGLNIEGQDMNIGIWDDGPVFYQHTSIGSNRVSIKDNSGSSAAGEHASHVAGTMVANNNIPGIKGMAPQANLWSNNWTNDTYEMTTQAAEGLLISNHSYGADYVALGLSSNPAEFGQYNVDARTLDLLLFNADRYSVVIAAGNSRNGDYRGGQIYYFNTAKGGADLIHGDAVSKNAFVVAAINGIENYTSASDATMSHFSQWGPTDDFRIKPDISAKGVGVRSVSISGTNATESKQGTSMAAPSVTGVFTLWHQYYRQQFPTRGYMRSATVKALMAISADEAGRYQSANTTTWTTSPDGPDHRFGWGVINAKKGAEIIRNAKNSTAVGHKSRILELELTNGQTYEIQIQTPGSMPLKAAIAWTDPAGTTKSGSDNSSPALVNDLDLRIIRPGGQEVLPWALNKDWNNIYASRTDNNVDPVEVVEYKGAASGVASPGLYTIRVTHKGTLMGGSQKYSLIISGEDTNVSVEEKVFDNLTVYPNPTTDLLNIKADFASIANATVELYDITGKKIITDAGLFNNTDNATLDISHLQTGMYILRLKNDGKVQEVKVIKK; encoded by the coding sequence ATGAATAAAAATAAAACTAAAATTTTCTTTACAGCATTGGCATTAGGATTGACTTTTAATGCAAATGCACAAACTGATGAAGAGAGAAAAAAAATTGTAAAAGATTACGATCAGGAATGGTTAGAAAACTTTGCAAAAGAGCAATCAGAGAAATATCATAGAGATATGAAAATTGCTGTACAAAAAGCAAAAGAATTAGGAAAGCCATTAGAAGGTGTTACCGAAGATGGGAGATATTATAGTCTTGTAGGTATTACAGAAGACGAAAATTTGAAATATTATATCACAAATAATAATACAACTCCGAGTTCTATCCAAACTGCAAGAGTACAACACTTACACAACGGAGGTTCTCTAGGTTTGAATATCGAAGGACAAGATATGAATATTGGTATTTGGGACGATGGACCTGTTTTTTACCAACATACAAGTATAGGGTCTAACCGTGTTTCAATAAAAGACAATTCAGGTTCTTCTGCTGCAGGAGAACATGCAAGTCATGTGGCTGGAACGATGGTTGCAAACAACAACATTCCAGGTATCAAAGGTATGGCACCACAAGCAAATCTATGGTCAAACAACTGGACTAATGATACTTATGAAATGACAACTCAAGCCGCAGAAGGATTGTTGATTTCAAACCATTCGTATGGAGCAGATTATGTTGCCTTAGGATTGTCCTCTAATCCTGCTGAGTTTGGACAATACAATGTCGATGCAAGAACATTGGATTTACTTTTGTTCAATGCAGATAGATACTCTGTGGTAATTGCCGCAGGAAACTCAAGAAACGGAGATTATCGCGGAGGACAAATTTATTATTTCAATACTGCAAAAGGAGGGGCAGATTTAATTCATGGAGACGCTGTGTCAAAGAATGCTTTTGTAGTTGCAGCTATTAATGGAATAGAAAATTATACTTCCGCTAGTGACGCTACGATGTCACATTTTAGTCAATGGGGACCAACAGATGATTTTAGAATTAAACCAGATATTTCTGCAAAAGGTGTAGGGGTTAGATCTGTGAGTATCAGTGGAACAAATGCAACAGAGTCGAAACAAGGTACTTCTATGGCAGCACCTTCTGTAACGGGAGTGTTTACATTGTGGCATCAATATTATAGACAACAATTCCCTACGAGAGGATATATGCGTTCTGCAACAGTAAAGGCTTTGATGGCAATCTCAGCAGACGAAGCAGGAAGATACCAATCGGCGAATACAACTACTTGGACAACTTCTCCAGACGGTCCCGATCATCGTTTCGGTTGGGGAGTAATCAATGCTAAAAAAGGAGCAGAAATCATCAGAAATGCCAAAAACTCTACAGCCGTAGGACACAAGTCTCGCATTTTGGAATTGGAATTAACCAACGGACAAACTTACGAAATTCAAATCCAAACTCCGGGTAGTATGCCTTTGAAAGCAGCGATTGCATGGACAGACCCAGCTGGAACGACGAAATCAGGATCCGACAACTCTTCTCCTGCTTTGGTAAACGATTTGGATTTGCGTATCATAAGACCTGGTGGACAAGAAGTTTTGCCTTGGGCTTTGAATAAAGATTGGAATAATATCTATGCGTCCCGTACGGACAACAATGTAGACCCTGTTGAGGTTGTAGAATACAAAGGAGCAGCGTCGGGTGTCGCAAGTCCTGGTTTATACACTATTAGAGTAACTCACAAAGGAACATTAATGGGTGGTTCTCAAAAATATTCATTAATCATCTCTGGTGAGGATACAAATGTTTCTGTTGAAGAAAAAGTATTTGACAACTTGACTGTTTATCCAAATCCTACAACTGATTTGTTGAACATCAAAGCTGATTTTGCTAGTATTGCAAATGCTACTGTAGAATTGTATGATATTACTGGTAAGAAAATCATAACTGATGCTGGTCTTTTCAATAATACTGACAATGCTACGCTAGATATTTCTCACTTGCAAACAGGTATGTACATCTTGCGTTTGAAAAATGACGGAAAAGTACAAGAAGTTAAAGTAATTAAGAAATAA